One Aneurinibacillus migulanus genomic region harbors:
- a CDS encoding aminotransferase-like domain-containing protein yields MITKYTLIMCEIKEQVANGTLGPGDKLPSVRQLSERFSCSKNTIIKAYNELEKEHLIYSVPKSGYYIVNEYRSFDNDKTNQKIDFLSAGPDKEVMPYIEFQHCINQAIDIYKEELFTYSDQQGIYSLRLQLIKYLQDLQVFTNPERLFIVSGSQQALNMLVSMPFPNGKNNILVEQPTYFGFIESLNLHKATTFGIELTMEGIDLARLEYIFRNNQIKFFYIVPRFHNPLGHSYTNEEKKRIVKLAQKYDVYIVEDDFLGDLDPNPKADPMFSYDPSGRVIYIKSFSKIMLPGLRLAIAVLPNLMINTFLRYKFSSDFNSSALSQGALEIYLKSGMFSGHIKRIRGLYHRKMQLLQEACEMYLSSNTSFSKPSSGFYLTIHLPDQVKARRMVDLLLRENIYVDDAIRMFLPEYRKENMLRLSISQVNENQINQGIEQIARCVDFICGKKDYIFQSPSSLL; encoded by the coding sequence ATGATTACAAAATATACGCTTATTATGTGTGAAATTAAAGAACAAGTGGCGAACGGAACGCTAGGTCCAGGGGATAAGCTTCCTTCCGTTCGGCAGCTGTCCGAACGATTTTCTTGTAGTAAAAATACGATAATTAAGGCTTATAACGAATTAGAAAAAGAACATTTGATTTATTCCGTTCCTAAAAGTGGCTATTATATTGTGAATGAGTACCGATCTTTTGATAATGATAAAACAAACCAAAAAATTGATTTTTTATCTGCTGGCCCGGATAAAGAGGTAATGCCTTACATTGAGTTTCAACATTGTATAAACCAGGCTATCGACATATATAAAGAAGAACTATTTACTTATTCTGATCAACAAGGCATTTATTCGCTACGCCTTCAACTTATTAAATACTTACAGGATTTGCAGGTATTTACGAATCCAGAGAGATTGTTTATTGTATCAGGGTCACAGCAAGCTCTTAATATGTTGGTGTCAATGCCTTTTCCAAATGGAAAAAATAATATCTTAGTTGAACAACCTACCTACTTTGGATTTATTGAGTCTCTTAATCTTCATAAAGCAACTACATTTGGTATCGAATTAACAATGGAAGGAATCGATCTAGCTCGTCTAGAATATATATTCCGAAACAACCAAATCAAATTTTTTTATATTGTGCCAAGGTTTCATAATCCACTTGGTCACAGCTATACAAACGAAGAGAAAAAAAGAATCGTGAAGTTAGCACAAAAATATGATGTTTACATCGTTGAAGATGATTTTCTAGGTGATCTTGATCCGAACCCGAAGGCTGACCCAATGTTCTCCTATGATCCTTCTGGGAGAGTGATTTATATTAAGAGTTTCTCTAAAATTATGCTCCCTGGATTAAGACTTGCCATTGCAGTACTTCCAAATTTAATGATAAACACATTTTTGCGATACAAATTCAGTTCAGATTTTAATAGTTCTGCACTTTCTCAAGGAGCCTTGGAAATCTATTTAAAAAGCGGTATGTTTAGTGGACATATCAAAAGAATAAGGGGACTTTATCATAGAAAGATGCAGTTACTTCAAGAGGCTTGTGAAATGTATTTGTCTTCCAACACTTCTTTTTCAAAACCCTCTTCAGGATTTTATTTAACAATACATCTTCCTGATCAAGTTAAGGCTAGGCGAATGGTTGATTTATTGTTACGAGAAAACATCTACGTCGATGATGCAATAAGAATGTTCCTGCCAGAGTATAGGAAGGAAAATATGCTTCGTCTAAGTATTTCTCAAGTTAACGAAAATCAAATCAACCAAGGGATTGAACAAATTGCTCGGTGCGTTGATTTCATTTGTGGTAAGAAGGATTATATCTTTCAGAGTCCTTCTTCATTATTATGA
- a CDS encoding DMT family transporter: protein MQVQRKEKKERLGLFLGCIGVLCFSLTLPTTRIAVEYFGPTVAGLGRTVIASLLATIVLLIRKEKLPSAKQFKGLIIVALGAVLGFPLLTSWAMEKLPASHGAIEIALLPLATAGFAIIRAGELPSFKFWIASIVGFMAVIVYAIQLGLGQLQYADFALLTSVVILAFSYAEGGQLARDLGGWQVIAWALVIAAPFFIVPVLLNVSGEMLHAPLRAWVSFVYLALVSQFLAYVAWYSGLAMGGVSRVSQIQYLQPFLMILFSALLLNESITLFTMVTSVIVVLSVVLGKNTTVRKVQSTSQDSLSQSK, encoded by the coding sequence ATGCAGGTACAAAGAAAAGAAAAGAAAGAACGGTTAGGGTTATTTTTAGGATGTATAGGGGTGTTATGTTTTAGTTTGACACTTCCTACAACACGTATAGCGGTTGAATATTTTGGTCCAACTGTCGCTGGGCTAGGAAGAACAGTTATAGCTTCACTTTTAGCTACTATTGTATTGTTAATAAGGAAGGAAAAACTGCCATCTGCAAAACAATTTAAGGGACTTATCATTGTAGCTCTTGGGGCGGTCTTAGGATTTCCATTGCTTACATCATGGGCAATGGAAAAGTTGCCTGCTTCTCACGGAGCTATAGAAATAGCTTTGCTACCATTAGCTACTGCAGGATTCGCGATTATTAGAGCAGGTGAACTTCCTTCCTTCAAGTTTTGGATTGCAAGTATTGTGGGGTTTATGGCGGTCATTGTGTATGCCATCCAGCTCGGACTTGGCCAATTACAATATGCGGATTTTGCTTTGCTTACTTCAGTAGTAATACTGGCGTTCAGCTATGCTGAAGGTGGGCAGTTAGCTCGAGATTTAGGTGGTTGGCAAGTGATTGCTTGGGCATTAGTAATAGCTGCTCCGTTTTTTATAGTGCCTGTCTTGTTAAATGTATCTGGAGAAATGCTTCATGCACCCCTACGAGCTTGGGTGAGTTTCGTATACCTTGCTCTAGTTAGTCAGTTTTTAGCTTATGTGGCATGGTATAGTGGTCTTGCCATGGGGGGAGTCTCAAGGGTAAGTCAGATTCAATACTTACAACCCTTTTTAATGATTCTTTTTTCAGCTTTATTATTAAACGAATCCATAACGCTTTTCACTATGGTGACTTCAGTAATCGTTGTACTTTCCGTTGTATTAGGTAAGAATACTACAGTAAGAAAGGTTCAATCCACATCACAAGATTCTTTATCACAATCGAAATAG
- a CDS encoding HD domain-containing protein, with product MDAPCALAEERPVCLFPTVLEMLYTDPVFIVKSTSASEQLMKAYGFRLLYDCNLLSFIIPELCVCVGFDQRNPHHDKDVYEHILSVVEATPNDLTVRLAELFHDIAKPDTFTVDEQGIGHFYGHERESAYIAKKIMQRLQFDNKRIEDVFLLIANHLAFCEKRKTIKKLMNRVGQKNIDKLYHLMEGDIKGHKPPYNFDKLHIMIGRTKELVETQHPLSVKDLSINGYDLSVIGIEKGKAMGSILAALLEKVLEDPSLNTKEKLLNIVKRNGC from the coding sequence TTGGATGCGCCCTGCGCTCTAGCAGAAGAAAGGCCAGTCTGTCTTTTTCCGACCGTACTTGAGATGCTGTATACCGATCCAGTATTCATTGTAAAATCGACTTCTGCTTCAGAACAGCTAATGAAGGCTTATGGCTTTCGATTGTTATATGATTGTAATCTGCTTAGTTTCATTATTCCGGAGCTTTGCGTATGCGTAGGGTTCGACCAGAGAAACCCGCACCATGATAAAGACGTATATGAACACATCCTTAGTGTGGTAGAAGCGACACCGAATGATCTGACAGTACGATTGGCGGAGCTGTTTCATGATATTGCTAAACCGGATACCTTTACAGTTGATGAGCAGGGAATTGGGCATTTTTATGGGCATGAGCGTGAATCAGCCTATATCGCAAAAAAAATCATGCAAAGGTTACAGTTTGACAATAAACGTATAGAGGATGTTTTTCTACTTATTGCTAATCATTTGGCTTTTTGCGAAAAACGTAAAACAATCAAGAAGCTGATGAACCGAGTAGGTCAGAAAAACATTGATAAGCTCTATCATTTAATGGAAGGAGACATAAAAGGACATAAGCCGCCTTATAACTTTGACAAATTGCACATCATGATAGGGCGTACGAAAGAGTTGGTAGAGACACAGCATCCGCTCTCTGTTAAGGATTTATCTATAAACGGGTACGATTTATCTGTAATTGGCATTGAGAAAGGAAAGGCAATGGGGAGCATACTTGCAGCGCTGTTGGAGAAAGTGTTGGAAGACCCTAGTTTAAATACAAAGGAAAAATTACTGAACATTGTTAAGAGAAATGGATGTTAA
- a CDS encoding iron-sulfur cluster biosynthesis family protein: MNITVTEMAAAELEKIFVPDDMALRIDAELAGCCTWTLTVKIIPDELRRNDTVILKENMWFYIDHFTKKYIGEEIVLDFDSSTGYTLSNTDNIFICIT, translated from the coding sequence ATGAACATAACGGTAACAGAAATGGCTGCAGCCGAGCTGGAAAAAATATTTGTACCGGATGATATGGCTTTGCGTATTGATGCGGAATTGGCCGGTTGTTGTACATGGACGCTGACTGTAAAGATCATTCCAGATGAACTACGAAGGAATGACACTGTGATTCTTAAGGAGAACATGTGGTTTTACATCGATCATTTTACAAAAAAGTATATAGGTGAAGAGATTGTGTTAGACTTTGATTCTTCAACGGGTTATACACTTTCGAACACTGATAACATTTTCATATGTATAACTTAG
- a CDS encoding biotin carboxylase N-terminal domain-containing protein yields the protein MKERKHFKKIVVIERGKVANRILKACKELGIYTIAVYSEHDVHSSHHLKADKAYVIGKGRKPFQACFDIEEMIEIAKHEQADAIHPGYGIWMENLKLSKRCREEDIVFIGPRPTHIELFNDKAAARATAATLGIPLVPDTPTLVQSIQEAITFGEETGYPIIIKTTTGYKEKSIQVVRSKEELLEIAKHPYSGSKMYVTKYLERPKHITIQVLADRYGEFTYFLGEESSYLLLSTTLIHQMGQSAIRLMKAIDCHHIGIIEFLVTPDYRYYFSEINTRVQFASRRKSGVDIIRSQIRLAEGFPLVSMDGNPSVKTVL from the coding sequence ATGAAGGAACGTAAACATTTTAAGAAGATAGTCGTGATAGAACGAGGAAAAGTCGCAAATCGCATCCTTAAAGCATGTAAAGAATTAGGGATTTATACAATTGCAGTATATTCGGAGCATGATGTTCATTCTTCGCATCATCTGAAAGCCGATAAAGCTTATGTTATCGGAAAAGGAAGAAAGCCTTTCCAAGCATGCTTTGATATTGAAGAGATGATTGAGATCGCAAAACATGAGCAGGCGGATGCGATTCATCCAGGGTACGGAATCTGGATGGAAAACCTCAAATTGTCAAAGCGATGTAGAGAAGAGGACATTGTTTTCATTGGTCCTCGTCCTACGCATATCGAACTGTTTAATGATAAGGCTGCTGCCAGGGCAACAGCGGCTACACTTGGCATTCCACTCGTTCCTGACACACCCACTCTTGTGCAAAGTATACAGGAGGCTATAACCTTTGGTGAGGAAACCGGTTATCCCATTATTATCAAAACAACAACGGGCTATAAGGAAAAAAGCATACAGGTTGTCCGTAGTAAGGAAGAGTTGCTAGAGATAGCAAAGCACCCTTATAGCGGATCAAAGATGTATGTAACGAAGTATCTCGAACGGCCGAAACATATTACCATTCAGGTTTTAGCTGATCGGTATGGCGAGTTTACGTATTTCCTTGGAGAAGAATCTTCTTATTTACTCTTGTCTACTACGTTAATACATCAAATGGGTCAATCTGCTATACGGCTTATGAAAGCTATCGATTGTCATCATATAGGAATCATAGAATTTCTTGTTACGCCGGATTACCGCTATTATTTTAGTGAAATAAACACTCGCGTTCAATTTGCATCTAGGAGGAAAAGCGGCGTGGATATTATCCGGTCTCAAATCCGTTTGGCAGAAGGATTCCCATTAGTAAGCATGGATGGAAACCCTTCAGTAAAAACCGTATTATAA
- the purU gene encoding formyltetrahydrofolate deformylase, giving the protein MHKKMNKNRANLLLSCQEKPGIISTVSNFLLEHKANIVQFDQHTTDPQSGTIFIRVAFDLEDFASSFMKLEQGLALISQGHAMNWRLSNENKKKRMAIFVSRADHCLMELLWRWKSEEILVDIPMVISNHPLLREAVEAYDIPFYHIPVSAETKEEAERRALEIMKNKVDFIVLARYMQILSPDFISRYPNRIINIHHSFLPAFIGANPYERAFERGVKLIGATAHYVTNDLDEGPIIQQDVLRVNHRYTTEELKVAGRHVERIVLAEAVSWHIEDKVLTHGNKTIVFT; this is encoded by the coding sequence TTGCATAAAAAAATGAACAAAAACCGCGCGAATTTACTACTTTCTTGTCAGGAGAAACCTGGTATCATTTCAACTGTGTCTAATTTTTTATTAGAACATAAAGCAAATATCGTACAATTTGATCAACATACAACAGATCCACAGAGCGGCACCATTTTTATTCGAGTTGCATTTGACTTGGAAGATTTCGCCTCTTCGTTTATGAAGCTTGAACAGGGATTGGCCTTGATAAGCCAAGGGCATGCCATGAATTGGCGCTTGAGTAACGAAAATAAAAAGAAGCGAATGGCGATATTTGTATCCAGAGCCGATCACTGTCTTATGGAACTTCTTTGGCGCTGGAAGTCGGAAGAAATATTAGTAGATATTCCGATGGTTATCAGTAATCACCCTTTGTTAAGAGAGGCTGTAGAAGCGTATGATATTCCTTTCTACCATATCCCTGTGTCTGCTGAAACAAAAGAAGAGGCGGAACGCAGAGCATTGGAAATTATGAAGAATAAAGTCGATTTTATTGTTTTAGCAAGATATATGCAGATTCTTTCTCCTGATTTTATATCTCGATATCCAAATCGGATTATTAACATTCATCATTCTTTTTTGCCGGCGTTTATAGGGGCGAATCCTTATGAGAGAGCATTTGAGCGCGGGGTTAAGCTAATCGGAGCTACTGCACATTACGTAACGAACGATCTTGATGAGGGTCCGATTATTCAACAGGATGTATTACGGGTTAATCATCGATATACGACAGAAGAGTTAAAGGTTGCTGGACGTCATGTAGAGAGAATCGTTCTTGCTGAAGCTGTTTCCTGGCATATCGAAGATAAAGTGCTCACACATGGAAACAAAACGATTGTATTTACATAG
- the glyA gene encoding serine hydroxymethyltransferase: protein MSLLDHDQEIYEAIENERKRQNSTLELIASENFVSEDVMTAMGSVLTNKYAEGYPGKRYYGGCEFVDVVERHAIERVTELFGAIYANVQPHSGAQANTAVYYSLLQPGDKIMGMNLSHGGHLTHGSPVSISGKWFDVVAYGVKEDTHLIDYDEVEAIALRERPKLIIAGASAYPRVIDFAKFKEIADKAGARLMVDMAHIAGLVAAGIHPSPVPYADVVTSTTHKTLRGPRGGIILTNDEEIFKGVNKAIFPGLQGGPLMHVIAAKAVSFKEALHPSFKKYAAQVVKNASVLADTLKQEGAALVSGGTDNHLLMVDVRPWGLTGKEAEHVLEEAGITVNKNTIPFDSASPFVTSGVRIGTAAITTRGMKQEEMRIIASSIAEVLKSKGDAETVAKVQSIIRQLCEAYPLYDRVLV, encoded by the coding sequence ATGAGCTTGCTGGATCATGATCAAGAGATTTATGAAGCCATTGAGAATGAGAGAAAGCGGCAAAACAGTACATTAGAGTTAATCGCTTCAGAGAACTTTGTAAGCGAAGATGTAATGACTGCAATGGGCTCTGTGCTCACGAATAAGTATGCGGAAGGATATCCAGGCAAGCGATATTACGGTGGATGCGAATTTGTCGATGTGGTCGAAAGACATGCGATTGAACGGGTAACTGAGCTGTTCGGAGCAATCTACGCTAACGTACAGCCGCATTCTGGAGCTCAAGCAAATACGGCGGTATATTATTCTCTTCTACAGCCGGGAGACAAAATCATGGGAATGAACCTATCTCATGGTGGGCACTTAACTCACGGAAGTCCTGTAAGCATATCCGGAAAATGGTTTGATGTCGTGGCGTATGGAGTGAAAGAAGACACACACCTCATCGATTACGATGAAGTAGAAGCGATTGCCCTTCGTGAACGCCCCAAGTTAATTATTGCTGGAGCAAGCGCATATCCCAGGGTAATCGACTTTGCAAAATTCAAGGAAATTGCTGACAAAGCCGGAGCGCGGTTAATGGTTGATATGGCTCACATCGCTGGCCTTGTGGCGGCGGGAATTCACCCGTCCCCTGTTCCTTATGCTGATGTTGTAACCAGCACGACGCATAAAACGTTACGTGGTCCACGTGGGGGTATCATTCTTACGAATGACGAAGAAATATTCAAGGGTGTCAACAAGGCGATTTTCCCAGGACTTCAGGGAGGGCCTCTGATGCATGTAATTGCCGCTAAGGCTGTTTCTTTTAAAGAAGCTCTGCATCCAAGCTTCAAGAAGTATGCAGCACAAGTCGTGAAAAATGCCTCTGTATTAGCTGATACGCTCAAACAAGAAGGGGCAGCTCTTGTATCCGGTGGAACGGACAATCATCTGCTGATGGTTGATGTCCGTCCATGGGGTTTAACGGGTAAAGAAGCGGAGCATGTACTAGAAGAAGCGGGTATTACAGTGAATAAGAACACAATTCCTTTTGATTCAGCAAGTCCTTTCGTTACGAGTGGAGTTCGAATTGGAACGGCCGCTATTACTACACGCGGCATGAAGCAAGAGGAGATGAGAATCATCGCTTCTTCTATCGCTGAGGTCTTGAAGAGCAAAGGGGATGCTGAAACGGTAGCAAAGGTACAGAGTATTATCCGTCAACTGTGTGAAGCGTATCCTCTTTACGACAGAGTATTGGTGTAA
- a CDS encoding serine dehydratase beta chain: protein MVYNSCFDIIGPIMVGPSSSHTAGVVSIGSFVYNLLDGAPDKVNIIFYDSFAETYKGHGTDKAIVGGLLGMTTDDVRIRDSLTIAREQGIEVTFKLKGQCPYYDHPNIVFIQAEKQGELLAVGGVSLGGGISKVFHINGFSVTILLNAPYDREQVREYRKKRISSVGIG from the coding sequence ATGGTATACAATAGCTGCTTCGATATTATTGGGCCGATTATGGTTGGACCGTCAAGTTCTCATACAGCAGGAGTTGTGTCGATTGGAAGTTTCGTTTATAACCTCTTGGATGGTGCTCCTGATAAGGTGAATATCATTTTCTACGATTCTTTTGCCGAGACATATAAAGGACACGGAACAGACAAGGCAATCGTTGGTGGTTTACTCGGAATGACCACCGACGATGTACGGATTCGGGATTCGCTAACAATAGCGAGGGAACAGGGAATAGAAGTCACATTTAAATTAAAGGGTCAATGTCCATACTATGACCATCCCAACATAGTCTTTATTCAAGCAGAAAAGCAAGGAGAACTGCTTGCAGTTGGAGGTGTTTCTTTGGGAGGCGGAATATCAAAAGTATTCCATATCAATGGCTTCTCCGTTACTATCCTGTTAAACGCCCCTTATGATCGGGAGCAGGTACGAGAGTATAGGAAGAAACGAATTTCCTCTGTGGGCATCGGGTGA
- the sdaAA gene encoding L-serine ammonia-lyase, iron-sulfur-dependent, subunit alpha codes for MDIQSMKELLDYCSQERISIAEVMLNMEISKTNKDRETIVQMMKERLVKMKEAVDQGVSDRSLAPSGISGGDACIMGQYKDKGDYLSGSYIADAMRFAFATSETNARMGIIVATPTAGSAGILPGCLFSLYENGKFTYEELVMGLFTASAVGYIIANRAFIAGAAGGCQAEVGSATAMAAAAIVELKGGTPLQAINAAAIALKSMLGLVCDPVAGLVEVPCIKRNVIGTSIAFSAADIGLAGIESRIPCDEVIGAMYDIGKNMPRTLRETALGGLAMTPSGQKIKKRIMD; via the coding sequence ATGGATATTCAATCGATGAAGGAACTGCTCGATTATTGTAGCCAAGAGAGAATAAGCATTGCAGAAGTAATGCTGAACATGGAAATTAGCAAGACAAATAAGGACCGGGAAACAATTGTTCAGATGATGAAAGAGCGGCTCGTCAAAATGAAAGAGGCTGTCGATCAAGGTGTCTCTGATCGTTCACTCGCACCAAGCGGTATCTCCGGTGGAGATGCTTGCATAATGGGGCAGTATAAAGATAAGGGCGACTACTTGAGTGGCAGCTATATTGCGGATGCTATGCGCTTCGCCTTTGCCACCTCGGAAACGAATGCGCGTATGGGAATTATTGTGGCGACTCCCACCGCAGGCTCTGCCGGAATTCTTCCGGGTTGCTTATTTTCACTCTATGAAAATGGAAAGTTCACGTATGAAGAGTTAGTTATGGGGCTTTTTACAGCCAGTGCAGTAGGTTATATCATTGCCAATCGGGCTTTTATCGCCGGAGCGGCGGGGGGATGCCAGGCAGAGGTCGGATCAGCTACGGCTATGGCTGCCGCTGCGATTGTTGAGCTAAAGGGAGGAACGCCACTGCAAGCCATTAACGCTGCTGCCATTGCGCTTAAATCAATGCTTGGACTTGTCTGTGATCCGGTAGCAGGTCTGGTTGAGGTTCCTTGCATTAAACGGAATGTAATCGGGACATCGATTGCTTTTTCGGCCGCAGATATAGGTCTGGCCGGTATCGAAAGTCGGATTCCCTGCGATGAAGTCATCGGTGCTATGTATGATATCGGAAAGAATATGCCCCGGACTTTACGCGAAACAGCCCTCGGAGGCCTAGCCATGACGCCTTCGGGACAAAAGATTAAGAAACGAATCATGGATTAA
- the gcvT gene encoding glycine cleavage system aminomethyltransferase GcvT, which yields MNMLKRTPLFELYAKYGGKTVDFGGWELPVQFSSILEEHHAVRNNAGLFDVSHMGEVLIKGPDAEKVIQYLCTNDSASMQKNQAIYTAMCYPSGGIVDDLLIYKIEEHEYLLVINASNIDKDVDWIVSQAKGDVTIENQSDRIAQLALQGPKAEAILQKLTSSDLSGITFFHFRQDVDIAGVKTLVSRTGYTGEDGFELYVDALDACTLWEKILEAGKEEGVLPCGLGARDTLRFEARLPLYGQELDKDISPLEAGIGFAVKVAKEEDFIGKEALVRQKQEGVSRKIVGIEMVGRGIPRNGYSVYASGSSEEDEAIGYITSGTQSPTLKKNLGLALIQTDFASVGTQVEVEVRGKRVEAITVKTPFYKR from the coding sequence ATGAACATGTTAAAAAGAACACCGCTATTTGAACTTTATGCCAAATACGGCGGAAAAACAGTCGACTTTGGTGGGTGGGAGTTACCGGTGCAGTTTAGCAGCATTTTAGAAGAACATCATGCTGTCCGTAACAATGCTGGTCTGTTCGATGTTTCGCACATGGGAGAAGTATTGATTAAAGGTCCCGATGCCGAAAAGGTAATTCAGTACTTATGTACAAACGATAGTGCTTCAATGCAAAAAAATCAGGCGATTTATACTGCAATGTGCTATCCGTCTGGAGGTATCGTTGATGATTTGCTGATTTATAAAATAGAAGAGCATGAATACCTTTTGGTCATCAATGCTTCTAATATCGACAAGGATGTAGACTGGATTGTATCTCAGGCAAAGGGAGATGTGACGATAGAGAATCAGTCGGACAGAATAGCCCAGCTTGCTCTGCAAGGGCCGAAGGCGGAAGCCATTCTGCAAAAACTAACTTCTTCCGATTTATCTGGGATCACATTTTTCCACTTCCGACAAGACGTGGATATTGCGGGTGTGAAAACACTCGTATCACGTACCGGATATACAGGTGAGGATGGATTCGAATTGTATGTGGATGCTTTGGATGCTTGCACGCTTTGGGAAAAGATCCTGGAAGCGGGAAAAGAAGAAGGAGTTCTCCCGTGCGGCTTGGGAGCCCGAGATACGCTGCGCTTTGAGGCAAGGCTTCCTCTGTACGGACAGGAGCTGGATAAAGATATCAGCCCATTAGAAGCAGGTATCGGATTTGCTGTTAAGGTAGCAAAAGAAGAAGATTTTATCGGCAAGGAAGCGCTTGTACGCCAAAAGCAAGAAGGTGTATCCCGTAAAATTGTAGGTATCGAGATGGTTGGAAGAGGAATTCCGCGCAATGGCTATTCGGTATATGCGTCTGGTTCGAGCGAAGAAGATGAAGCGATTGGCTATATCACATCAGGTACACAATCCCCGACGCTGAAGAAAAACTTAGGGTTGGCTTTGATTCAAACCGATTTTGCAAGCGTTGGAACACAGGTAGAAGTAGAGGTTCGTGGTAAGCGAGTGGAAGCAATTACCGTAAAAACACCATTCTACAAAAGATAA
- the gcvH gene encoding glycine cleavage system protein GcvH — protein sequence MSQTVSSFLYSKEHEWVEIIKGNLVKIGITDFAQNQLGDIVFVELPQEGEEITANESMGTVESVKAVSEIFSPVSGKVTQMNGDLEDTPEIINSEPYGQGWMVTVELNNPDELKELMTAEQYSAFVEEE from the coding sequence GTGAGTCAGACAGTTTCCAGTTTTCTTTATAGTAAAGAGCACGAGTGGGTTGAAATTATTAAAGGAAATCTAGTAAAGATAGGCATTACGGATTTTGCACAAAATCAATTGGGGGATATTGTCTTTGTTGAACTGCCGCAAGAGGGGGAGGAGATCACTGCCAACGAGAGTATGGGAACGGTTGAATCTGTTAAAGCGGTCTCTGAAATCTTCTCGCCTGTCAGCGGAAAAGTTACACAGATGAATGGTGATTTAGAAGATACCCCAGAAATTATTAATAGCGAACCATATGGCCAAGGATGGATGGTAACTGTAGAGCTAAACAATCCAGATGAACTGAAAGAATTGATGACAGCCGAACAATATAGTGCATTTGTTGAGGAGGAATAA